A genome region from Scomber japonicus isolate fScoJap1 chromosome 15, fScoJap1.pri, whole genome shotgun sequence includes the following:
- the LOC128373967 gene encoding SCAN domain-containing protein 3-like produces MAKRQVEETAENGKKKKRGYQENYIEFGFIEAMDKVRAECIFCREKLANESLKPCKLKRHQTTKHPEMVGKPKEFFIRKREFVVTSRPQNIKESFFRAGSDQRQATVASLECSLLIARAKKPHNIGETLIKSACIKMAEILCGPQVANKFKTVPLSNNTVKDRIDRMAGNVENTLVEKIRTGPFSIQLDETTTVAEEGILIVYVQYIEETELKQGILMSVNLTATTRGEDIFGVVDTYFTRHNIPYENIVACCTDGAAAMMGRNKGFHSRLKEKAPHYLVFHCMIHRHTLAAKHLCEDLDVTLKTVVKIVNFIKARPVNKRIFAQLCEDEAHQTLLLHTEVRWLSRGRVLVRFMELKWQIREFLAVHNQKLSDEMTDEFLIKTSYLAEIFSLYNEANKRMQGADANVMECKEAVDAFVCKVEYRKNKLGKGDLQQFPLLLQQSGGKLSDALARQFTRHMEQLKEDMHLRFSDINEHVTKDAWVMDPFLAKEEDVEHLQAEDELMDIKSNSLCKRFYDEHGYKRFWLVKGPGVAPRLAHHATTRCILPFATTYLSETAFRALVTIKTKARNRLDVHSDFHLAVTKVTPDIPSLVQEIQCQSSH; encoded by the coding sequence ATGGCGAAGCGTCAGGTAGAGGAGACTGCAGAAaatggcaaaaagaaaaagaggggctACCAAGAAAATTATATTGAGTTCGGCTTCATAGAAGCAATGGATAAAGTGAGAGCTGAATGTATATTTTGCCGTGAGAAACTGGCAAATGAAAGTTTGAAGCCCTGCAAGCTGAAGCGACACCAGACAACTAAACATCCCGAGATGGTGGGTAAACCCAAAGAGTTTTTCATCAGAAAAAGAGAGTTTGTTGTCACTAGCAGGCCCCAAAACATAAAGGAGAGTTTCTTCAGGGCAGGAAGCGACCAGAGGCAGGCAACGGTTGCATCCCTTGAGTGCTCTCTCCTAATTGCCCGAGCCAAAAAGCCACACAACATCGGTGAAACACTGATTAAATCTGCTTGCATTAAAATGGCTGAGATACTGTGTGGACCACAGGTGGCAAACAAATTTAAGACTGTACCACTATCCAACAACACAGTGAAAGACAGAATCGACAGAATGGCAGGAAACGTTGAGAACACACTCGTTGAAAAAATCAGGACAGGCCCGTTTTCAATCCAGCTGGATGAAACTACCACTGTGGCAGAGGAAGGAATTCTAATtgtttatgtacagtacattgagGAAACTGAGCTTAAACAAGGCATTCTTATGTCTGTTAATCTCACAGCCACCACAAGAGGAGAGGATATTTTCGGTGTAGTCGACACGTACTTCACAAGGCACAATATTCCCTATGAAAATATAGTTGCATGCTGCACAGATGGAGCCGCCGCAATGATGGGGAGAAATAAGGGCTTCCACAGCCGTTTGAAGGAGAAGGCCCCGCACTACTTAGTGTTTCACTGTatgatacacagacacacactggcaGCCAAACACCTCTGTGAAGACCTGGACGTAACCTTAAAGACTGTGGTCAAAATAGTCAACTTTATTAAAGCTCGCCCGGTCAACAAAAGGATCTTTGCACAGCTGTGTGAGGATGAGGCGCACCAGACACTTCTCCTCCACACTGAAGTGCGCTGGCTTTCCCGGGGCAGAGTGTTGGTGCGTTTCATGGAACTTAAATGGCAAATAAGGGAATTCTTAGCCGTTCATAACCAGAAACTATCCGACGAAATGACCGACGAGTTTCTCATTAAGACTTCATATCTTGCGGAGATATTCAGTCTGTACAACGAGGCAAACAAACGCATGCAGGGCGCGGATGCCAACGTAATGGAGTGCAAAGAGGCAGTGGATGCGTTTGTCTGCAAAGTGGAGTACAGGAAGAATAAATTGGGAAAGGGGGACCTGCAACAGTTTCCTTTGCTACTACAACAGTCAGGGGGGAAGTTATCTGATGCTTTGGCCAGACAATTCACCCGCCACATGGAGCAGCTTAAAGAGGATATGCACTTGCGTTTTTCTGATATTAACGAACATGTCACAAAAGACGCATGGGTGATGGACCCATTTCTCGCTAAAGAAGAAGATGTGGAGCACCTCCAGGCTGAGGATGAGCTCATGGATATAAAGTCCAACTCTCTCTGCAAGCGATTCTATGATGAGCATGGATACAAGCGGTTTTGGCTTGTGAAAGGACCAGGAGTCGCTCCTAGGCTTGCTCATCATGCGACCACCAGATGCATCTTGCCATTTGCCACAACATACCTGTCAGAGACTGCTTTCAGGGCTCTGGTCACCATCAAAACAAAGGCACGcaacagacttgatgtgcacAGTGACTTTCATTTGGCTGTTACCAAAGTCACACCAGACATCCCATCACTGGTTCAAGAAATACAGTGTCAGAGCTCTCATTAA